GTATACTAATATAAACTAGGGATACTACATCacacaagaagaaatcgatATGTCATTAGCTGAATTCAGATCCAGGATTTGTGATAGTATGAACGTTCCACAAAGAAAGTTGATGTGTTTCCAAGCAAACCCAACTGCTGAATCATTGGAAAAATTTCCAGATTTAGGATCATTATGGGTTGAATTCTGTGACGAGGCTTCCGTTGGTATTAAGACCATGAGAAATTTCTGTATCCACATCAGTGAAAAGAACTTCAGTACAGGGATCTTTATTTACCAATCATCCATCACCCCTAGTGCCAACAAGTTGATTCCTACCGTTTCACCAGCATCGATTGAGACTTTCCAGGAAGGTGATTTAGTAGTTAACATCACACATCACGATTTGGTTCCAAAGCATATCAAGTTAGCCAGAGacgaaaagaaagaattattagaaagatATAGATTGAAGGAATCACAATTGCCTAGAATTCAAAGAGAAGATCCAGTCGGTCGGTACTTGGGATTGAAAAGAGGTGAAGTAGTCAAAATCATTAGGAGATCCGAAACCTCGGGTCGTTATGCTTCCTATAGAATTTGTTTGTAAGGTTATGTGCCTATCTTAATTGTTTTTATCATCGTTACTTTAATTTGGTTCAgagaataatttgaatagCATTAAGTAGTTTTGTAATATAGTTTTATTCGTAAAGTATCTGTATCTATGTAAGTCTGGCGCATAATACGCTATCCTGTATTCCTTGCCACCATTTGACGTCAATTAAGCCAGCATGTCCCGAAGGGCTTACTTCAACTCCATCTTTACCCAAGAATACAGGGCCTATTGTAATAATCAAACTATCAATAATCTTACTATAAACCAACAAGTCATTGATTATACTTGCACCTCCTTCAACCATGATAGATTTGATACCcaattgaaacaattttttcaatataatattccaattccCAACCTTGTCCGCATTGCGAAGTAAGGGAAGCCTGACAAATGCACCATCCTGCTTATCTAGAACTTCAACATCTTCATTTCTCGGTGTCACGGTTTCATCAATTAGGATGAAAGGGGCTAAtcctttattattatcacaTACAGAACGCAATTGGGATTTATGATATGCCCATTTTCCGGTAGGATCTAAGATAATGGGTCTCGGTGTAGAAATATTCCCATCTTCAGCTTCAAAACGACAATTTAATTTTGGATCATCGGCTAACACAGTACCTATTCCCACCATTATACCGTCATGCTTCGAACGAATATAATGTGTCATTGTTTTAGTTTCAAGGTGTGATATTTTGGTTTGTTCACCAGGTTTAGCAGCTATGCGAGAATCTAACGACTGTGCATATGTAAGCGTTACAAACGGTCTGTTGGAGCATGGCCTTGGGAGGTACTCCTCGAGAAATGGCCTCAATGATGGTGTGAGCGGCAAAAGGGACATATATGCTAGAAGTCTTATCAAATTCGAGAATATGCCATAAACTTCAAATTGATCTCCGATCGATTTTCGATGCGGTCGAAGTACAAGCGAATTAGAGTACTTGAAATTTGGCTTACTATTCCAGCCTACGTCTACGTCTTAGGATTTATGTCGTCATAGCCTGTTAGCCAGGCCCTTATCATTGTCATTAATCGTGctctatatatatctaGTTAAATTTCAACTTCGTAGGTCTTGAATGATCTTTagcattatcatcatcatcatcatcatctcCAACTTGTTCGTATGTTCTCTTCAATAACTTGTCGATGTCTTCGCTATCATTGAAAAACGCACCCTTATGGTAATTCTTCGGCTTCGAAGAACTCGCTGAATCTTCTTCCTGACGtcttttcttgaaattagatatcaattcttcttccgTCAAGTTACCACGCCTCACTATTTCGTCCTTTATCTGTTCTTCTTGCATTATACGTTCCCTATCTCGTTTATATCTGTCTTTCTCTCGTATTCTCCACTCGTTGTACTCCTTTTCGGGATATATGTCGTCGGCATCATCTATGCCATCGAACTCATCGCCGTCAGTCTTCTCTACCTTTACCTCATGGCTTGCCTTGTTCAATGCTATTTCTTTTTTCCTATCTATTTCCCCTATCTCTTTGGCGACAGCAACCTCTGTTTGAGTACTCCTATTCGTGTCGGTCGACTTGCTATTTTGCTGGTTTACATGTGATTTTCTCTGATTTTTTGAAACAAATACCGGCTTCAAGACCACCTCTTCGCTAGAAGACGACTCGTAAGACTCTGAATCTGACCCACTAGTACCACTAGTTGATTCCCTGTCACTCATGTTCAATTTGCTCCTAATTTCCCCTATATATTCATAGAACAAAGGATCATTAACTAAGCTGGAGACGGCACTGACATTTTTTTCAGCGCGTTTTATCTgtctaattttttcatcaacaaacATAACAAAAATACATCTttcttatataaaatagttGACATCTCATAGAAATATTAACTAAAGACtatcattatattaaaCAAATGTCTGCTATTCAAATTCCAAGTTTCGATGTTCCGTTTGGGATAAAATTATGGCCTCTTTTTGATGCAGCTATTACAAAGGTCAGTCAAGGTAAATTTATTCCATCACACTTTGCTTTCGTTCACGGAGAATTACCGTTCTCTACATTCCCACCGGTGTTCCTTATAATCAGTacatattatattgttatttttGGAGGAAACTATTTgttcaaaaaatttcaaattaagCCATTTGTGTTGAACGGATTATTTCAACTTCACAATCTAGTTTTGACTACTTTGTCGTTTACTTTGCTTGTATTAATGGCTGAACAGCTCATTCCTATGATTTACCACCACGGGTTATTCTTTGCGATTTGTCACCCTCAAGCATGGTCACAAGAATTGGTTTGTTTGTACTACTTGAATTACTTGACTAAGTTCACTGAATTTCTCGATACCGTGTTTTTAGTGGTTAAGcaaaagaaattaacaTTTTTACATACCTACCACCATGGTGCTACTGCGCTTTTATGCTACACTCAATTGATTGGCTTGACTCCAATCTCGTGGGTTCCAATCACACTTAACTTGGGTGTACACTGTGTCATGT
This is a stretch of genomic DNA from Debaryomyces hansenii CBS767 chromosome G complete sequence. It encodes these proteins:
- a CDS encoding DEHA2G09988p (highly similar to uniprot|P20434 Saccharomyces cerevisiae YBR154C RPB5 RNA polymerase subunit ABC27) → MEDTDRTISRLWRSFKTVKEMVRDRGYYITQEEIDMSLAEFRSRICDSMNVPQRKLMCFQANPTAESLEKFPDLGSLWVEFCDEASVGIKTMRNFCIHISEKNFSTGIFIYQSSITPSANKLIPTVSPASIETFQEGDLVVNITHHDLVPKHIKLARDEKKELLERYRLKESQLPRIQREDPVGRYLGLKRGEVVKIIRRSETSGRYASYRICL
- a CDS encoding DEHA2G10010p (uniprot|Q6BII9 Debaryomyces hansenii RIB7 5-amino-6-(5- phosphoribosylamino) uracil reductase (EC 1.1.1.193)) → MSLLPLTPSLRPFLEEYLPRPCSNRPFVTLTYAQSLDSRIAAKPGEQTKISHLETKTMTHYIRSKHDGIMVGIGTVLADDPKLNCRFEAEDGNISTPRPIILDPTGKWAYHKSQLRSVCDNNKGLAPFILIDETVTPRNEDVEVLDKQDGAFVRLPLLRNADKVGNWNIILKKLFQLGIKSIMVEGGASIINDLLVYSKIIDSLIITIGPVFLGKDGVEVSPSGHAGLIDVKWWQGIQDSVLCARLT
- a CDS encoding DEHA2G10032p (some similarities with uniprot|Q8X0K0 Neurospora crassa B11H24 Related to microfibril-associated protein); this encodes MFVDEKIRQIKRAEKNVSAVSSLVNDPLFYEYIGEIRSKLNMSDRESTSGTSGSDSESYESSSSEEVVLKPVFVSKNQRKSHVNQQNSKSTDTNRSTQTEVAVAKEIGEIDRKKEIALNKASHEVKVEKTDGDEFDGIDDADDIYPEKEYNEWRIREKDRYKRDRERIMQEEQIKDEIVRRGNLTEEELISNFKKRRQEEDSASSSKPKNYHKGAFFNDSEDIDKLLKRTYEQVGDDDDDDDNAKDHSRPTKLKFN
- a CDS encoding DEHA2G10054p (similar to uniprot|P25358 Saccharomyces cerevisiae YCR034W FEN1 Fatty acid elongase); its protein translation is MSAIQIPSFDVPFGIKLWPLFDAAITKVSQGKFIPSHFAFVHGELPFSTFPPVFLIISTYYIVIFGGNYLFKKFQIKPFVLNGLFQLHNLVLTTLSFTLLVLMAEQLIPMIYHHGLFFAICHPQAWSQELVCLYYLNYLTKFTEFLDTVFLVVKQKKLTFLHTYHHGATALLCYTQLIGLTPISWVPITLNLGVHCVMYWYYFLAARGIRVWWKEWVTRFQIIQFVLDLGFVYFATYQKIVFTYFSNYRDILPVCGDCAGTMLAAYSGCAILSSYLVLFIAFYMEVYKKKSKRSKKIKAVQGGVAAQVNEYVHATGRSDTPTPVPEAQIRSRKAA